TAGGAAATTGGCGCCTCTTGCTTCTCGATACCAGTGTTGAAAACCAGATATGTGGCGGTCTCAGCGAAGCTCAGCTTGAGCGTTTGCAGCTGCTGCTTTGGGAAACCCGGGAACACCCGGTAATGATCATGATGCACCACCAGCCGGTACAGGTGGGTAGTAAGTGGATTGATGGCCATATGCTGCGCGATGGACGTGAGCAACTCTTGCAAATGGTATCCAAAGCGCCCCAAGTCAAAGCGCTCGTGTGGGGCCATGTACATCAGCAGTTTGATAATCATGAGGGTCGGGTCGGCTTACATGCGACACCTTCCACATCTGTACAATTTACTCCGGGTAGTGGGCCTTTTGCTGTAGACGACGAGATGCCGGGATATCGTTGGTTCGATTTATATGATGACGGTAGCTATAAAACCGGGGTCGAACGGGTTGAGGTTTCAAAATACTCTGTTGATTTTGCATCTTCCGGCTACTGAGTCACTTCTCCTTGAGATGTGCCTGCTTTTTTGAAGTCCCACTTTGTGGGATTTCTATCGTGTTATTTAAGAGTTTCTAGCTCGCCTTTATTTGTAAAGCCTCCCTTTACGAACTTACCATTATCTTTTTTGTCTTCTGACCGTACAATGAAACTTCCCCAGGCTTATGATCATTGATGATATTTGTTTAATGGGGCATACCAGAATCAATAGTAGTATTTGACAGTTGATAAAATACGCTAATAGGTACTGGGGTTTTATTTGCGCTACTGCCCCTCATTTCATGCGTATTTTGCAGCTACTCCGTCCGCTAAGTGGATAACATCGGGAAGTGAGGAATAATAATGAACAGAATATTTGTTTTACCGCTCATTGGCTTGGCGTTATTAGTCGGCGCCTGTGCACAGGACCCCAATAAGGTGGGAGAGTCAAAGCTGG
This DNA window, taken from Microbulbifer sp. VAAF005, encodes the following:
- the cpdA gene encoding 3',5'-cyclic-AMP phosphodiesterase, yielding MIREHNKPSRSDKTNSYRLIQITDPHIGSRPDYQLLGLDTGHTLDEVLSAIVSRQQAAQLLVATGDISANGAEASYRRFLQKMRRVQKPWYWLPGNHDLSSRMKQLAPQRCTEVVALGNWRLLLLDTSVENQICGGLSEAQLERLQLLLWETREHPVMIMMHHQPVQVGSKWIDGHMLRDGREQLLQMVSKAPQVKALVWGHVHQQFDNHEGRVGLHATPSTSVQFTPGSGPFAVDDEMPGYRWFDLYDDGSYKTGVERVEVSKYSVDFASSGY